The Cyprinus carpio isolate SPL01 chromosome A5, ASM1834038v1, whole genome shotgun sequence genome has a segment encoding these proteins:
- the LOC109075189 gene encoding zinc finger and BTB domain-containing protein 26-like translates to MLIPRTTKHPDRNKKPQNKLLQRTMAQDGVILQFNFPTFGDSMLQKMDALRRDKRFCDVVVRINDLEVPGHKVVFAAGSPFLRDQFVLQDSHEVQISTQQDAEVGQRLLLSCYTGTLEFPELELVHYLTVASFLQMGHIVEQCTEALNKFIKPHEVKDERASSRQPSNFSSQRGQPAAERACDEEDEVDNDGEDDFDDDDDDDVIIQPKSPAVFRNSESNSRGEESPISIVKVESIDERMPDNFQSRSSRSPTLRSPEPQHSLINSTVETRPAEIAVKPTAEYSLSPPGPSVSGKGNLWGCSRNADKGMQWYHQCPKCARVFRQLENYANHLKMHKLFMCLLCGKTFTQKGNLHRHMRVHAGIKPFQCKICGKTFTQKCSLLDHLNLHSGDKPHRCNYCDMVFAHKPVLRKHLKQIHGKNSFDNANEGSLLEGI, encoded by the exons ATGCTCATCCCCAGGACAACAAAACACccagacagaaacaaaaaaccccaaaacaaattGCTGCAg cgCACCATGGCTCAGGATGGGGTGATACTGCAATTCAACTTTCCCACATTCGGGGACTCCATGCTTCAAAAGATGGATGCTCTTCGTCGAGACAAACGCTTCTGTGATGTTGTGGTCCGCATCAATGACTTGGAAGTGCCTGGACACAAAGTGGTCTTTGCCGCTGGCTCCCCTTTCCTTAGAGACCAGTTTGTCCTTCAGGACTCTCATGAAGTGCAAATATCTAcacagcaggatgcagaggttggaCAGAGGCTTCTTCTGTCCTGCTACACTGGGACACTGGAGTTCCCAGAGCTTGAATTAGTACACTATTTAACAGTTGCTAGTTTCCTACAGATGGGTCATATTGTAGAGCAGTGCACCGAAGctctaaataaattcataaaaccaCACGAGGTCAAAGACGAGCGTGCATCATCCCGACAGCCGTCGAACTTCAGCTCACAGCGAGGCCAACCAGCTGCGGAGAGAGCATGTGATGAAGAGGATGAGGTGGACAATGATGGAGAAGATgactttgatgatgatgatgatgatgatgtgatcaTACAGCCCAAGTCTCCAGCTGTATTTAGAAACTCTGAGAGCAACAGTAGAGGAGAGGAGAGTCCCATTAGCATCGTTAAGGTAGAGTCAATAGATGAGCGAATGCCTGATAACTTTCAAAGTCGCTCGAGTCGCTCCCCAACACTGCGCTCACCTGAGCCACAACACTCCCTAATAAACTCCACAGTGGAAACCCGGCCCGCCGAAATCGCTGTCAAGCCCACAGCTGAATATTCGCTGTCCCCACCTGGACCCAGTGTCTCCGGGAAAGGGAATCTTTGGGGATGCTCAAGGAATGCCGATAAGGGTATGCAGTGGTACCACCAGTGCCCCAAATGTGCTCGCGTGTTCCGTCAGCTGGAGAACTACGCCAACCATCTGAAGATGCACAAACTGTTCATGTGCCTCCTGTGTGGAAAAACATTTACCCAGAAAGGAAACCTGCACCGGCACATGCGTGTCCACGCCGGCATCAAACCCTTCCAGTGTAAGATATGTGGAAAGACTTTTACTCAGAAGTGCTCGCTGCTAGACCACCTGAACCTTCACAGTGGGGACAAACCACACCGCTGTAATTACTGCGACATGGTGTTTGCACATAAACCAGTTCTCCGTAAACACCTGAAGCAGATCCATGGAAAAAACAGTTTTGATAATGCCAATGAAGGCAGCTTGCTTGAAGgaatataa
- the LOC122145076 gene encoding LOW QUALITY PROTEIN: 3-oxoacyl-[acyl-carrier-protein] reductase FabG-like (The sequence of the model RefSeq protein was modified relative to this genomic sequence to represent the inferred CDS: substituted 2 bases at 2 genomic stop codons), producing the protein MATPDAFKVGSLNGKVTLITGASSGIGAGTAVLFAKLGARLAMKGSGVEIILKVGXGCXGCGAVQPLLVPGDLTDEDTVKRTVEMVIAHFGKLDVLINSAGILAMGSIETTDMAQYDKIMSVNVRSVYHLTHLCVPHLIKTKGSIVNVSSVNGQRSFPGVLAYCISKSAIDQFTRCVALELASKQVRVNAVCPGVIITEVHKRAGLDEDQYAQFLEKCKVTHALGRPGEVEEVAHAIAFLASDAATFITGVNLPVDGGRHAMCPR; encoded by the exons ATGGCAACTCCAGATGCATTCAAA GTTGGCTCTTTAAATGGCAAAGTCACGCTGATCACCGGCGCAAGTTCAGGAATAGGAGCGGGCACAGCGGTACTGTTTGCCAAACTGGGAGCCCGGCTGGCGATGAAGGGGAGTGGTGTGGAAATTATCTTGAAGGTCGGATAGGGTTGCTGAGGGTGTGGGGCAGTTCAA CCCTTATTAGTTCCAGGAGACTTAACAGATGAGGACACTGTGAAGAGGACAGTGGAAATGGTCATCGCTCACTTTGGGAAGCTGGATGTCCTCATCAACAGTGCAGGAATCCTCGCCATGGGCAGTATAGAGACAACAGATATGGCCCAGTATGACAAGATCATGTCTGTTAATGTCAG atcagTATATCATCTCACTCATCTCTGTGTGCCACATCTCATCAAAACGAAAGGCTCGATTGTGAATGTGTCCAGTGTGAATGGGCAGCGATCA TTTCCTGGTGTACTTGCCTACTGTATATCCAAATCAGCCATTGACCAGTTCACACGCTGTGTTGCTCTTG AGTTGGCATCAAAGCAAGTACGTGTCAATGCAGTATG CCCAGGAGTAATTATAACAGAAGTTCACAAGCGTGCAGGACTTGATGAGGACCAGTATGCTCAG TTCCTTGAGAAGTGCAAGGTGACACATGCTCTCGGCAGACCAGGTGAAGTAGAGGAAGTAGCTCATGCTATCGCCTTCCTGGCATCTGATGCAGCAACATTTATAACAGGTGTCAATCTTCCAGTGGACGGAGGTCGACATGCTATGTGTCCACGGTAA
- the LOC122145077 gene encoding peptidyl-prolyl cis-trans isomerase-like 3, whose amino-acid sequence MAVTLHTELGDFKIELFCEKAPKTCENFIALCTSGFYNGCIFHRNIKGFMVQTGDPTGTGKGGTSIWGRKFEDEFSEHLKHNVRGVVAMANNGPNTNASQFYFTYAKQPHLDMKYTVFGKIIDGLETLDELEKLPVNEKTFRPLNDVHIKDVTIHANPFAG is encoded by the exons ATG GCTGTAACTTTGCACACAGAGCTCGGTGATTTCAAAATAGAGCTGTTTTGTGAGAAGGCCCCGAAAACCTGTGAA AATTTTATTGCACTGTGCACTAGTGGGTTTTACAATGGATGTATTTTTCATCGAAACATAAAGGGCTTTATGGTCCAGACTGGAGACCCCACAG GTACAGGCAAAGGAGGGACCAGTATTTGGGGAAGAAAGTTTGAAGATGAATTCAGTGAACATCTGAAA CACAATGTCCGTGGGGTGGTGGCAATGGCAAATAATGGACCaaacacaaatgcatcacagttctACTTTACATATGCAAAACAGCCTCACTTGGACATGAAGTACACAGTTTttggaaa AATTATAGATGGACTAGAAACTCTGGATGAGCTCGAGAAACTCCCTGTGAATGAGAAGACTTTTCGTCCTCTTAACGATGTCCATATTAAGGATGTTACTATCCATGCCAACCCATTTGCTGGTTGA
- the lrrc8ab gene encoding volume-regulated anion channel subunit LRRC8A has product MIPITELRYFVDTQPTYRILKPWWDVFTDYLSVVMLMIAVFGGTLQVTQDKMICLPCKWVVNKTCRKYFNATFSVPLTLEPQGIQYDLDRHQYNYVDAVCYENKLHWFAKYFPYLVLLHTLIFLACSNFWFKFPWTSSKLEHFVSILLKCFDSPWTTRALSETVVEESDPKALVKMNGSFDKKASYVSEDVEASVPMLSTTRSRIEQGIVDHSETGVLDKKEGEQAKALFEKVKKFRTHVEEGDIVYRLYIRQTIIKVVKFILIICYTGYYVHNIQFSVDCNVDIESLTGYRMYNCAHPLATLFKILACFYISLVIVYGMICVYTLSWMLRRSLKKYSFESIREESSYSDIPDVKNDFAFMLHMIDQYDPLYSKRFAVFLSEVSENKLRQLNLNNEWTLEKLRQRITKNSQEKLELHLFMLSGIPDTVFDLLELEVLKLELIPDVTIPPIIAQLTNLREMWLYHTPARIEAPALAFLREHLKSLHIKFTDIKEIPLWIYSLKNLSELHLTGNLSADNNRYIVIDGLRELKRLKVLRLKSNLTKLPQVVTDVGMHLQKLSINNEGTKLMVLNSLKKMVNLSELELVRCDLERIPHSIFSLHNLQEIDLKDNNLKTIEEIISFQHLHRLVCLKMWYNQIAYIPIQIGTLVNLERLYLNRNKIEKIPYQLFFCRKLRFLDLSHNNLTDIPPEIGTLQNLQYLAVTANRIEALPPELFQCKKLRTLNLGNNCLQSLPSRFGELTSLTQLELRGNRLECLPVELGECRLLKRSGLIVEDSIFNTLPSEVKAQLWRTDKEAS; this is encoded by the exons ATGATTCCCATAACTGAGCTGCGCTACTTTGTGGATACGCAACCTACGTATCGCATCCTAAAGCCATGGTGGGACGTGTTCACAGACTATTTATCAGTTGTAATGCTGATGATCGCAGTATTTGGGGGCACGCTTCAGGTCACGCAGGACAAGATGATCTGCCTACCCTGCAAGTGGGTAGTTAACAAGACCTGTAGAAAGTATTTCAATGCAACATTTTCTGTGCCCTTGACCCTTGAGCCTCAAGGAATCCAGTATGACCTCGATCGCCACCAGTACAACTATGTCGATGCTGTGTGCTATGAAAACAAGCTTCACTGGTTCGCTAAGTATTTCCCATATTTGGTGCTGCTGCATACGCTCATCTTTCTGGCTTGCAGCAACTTCTGGTTCAAGTTTCCTTGGACGAGCTCTAAACTGGAACATTTTGTGTCTATCCTACTGAAGTGTTTTGACTCGCCTTGGACCACAAGAGCTCTGTCTGAAACCGTCGTGGAGGAAAGCGACCCCAAAGCTCTGGTGAAAATGAACGGTTCCTTCGATAAGAAGGCTTCGTATGTGAGCGAAGACGTCGAGGCGAGTGTTCCCATGCTGTCGACGACCAGATCTCGTATTGAACAAGGAATCGTGGACCACTCTGAGACTGGTGTCCTGGACAAAAAGGAAGGTGAACAAGCGAAGGCATTGTTTGAGAAGGTGAAGAAGTTTCGAACGCATGTGGAAGAAGGCGATATAGTCTACCGACTATACATCCGACAGACTATCATCAAAGTTGTTaagtttattcttattatttgctATACCGGCTACTATGTGCACAATATTCAGTTCAGCGTCGACTGCAATGTGGACATCGAGAGTCTCACCGGTTATCGCATGTACAACTGTGCACATCCCCTGGCCACTCTCTTCAAGATCTTAGCCTGCTTCTACATTAGTCTAGTTATCGTGTACGGGATGATATGTGTGTACACCCTCAGCTGGATGCTACGGCGCTCTCTCAAGAAGTACTCTTTTGAGTCCATCCGAGAGGAGAGCAGCTACAGCGACATCCCAGACGTGAAAAACGACTTCGCCTTCATGCTGCATATGATTGACCAGTACGACCCCCTCTACTCCAAACGGTTTGCGGTCTTCCTCTCGGAGGTGAGCGAAAACAAACTCCGCCAGCTGAACCTCAACAATGAATGGACTTTGGAAAAGCTTCGGCAGAGGATCACGAAGAACTCCCAAGAGAAGCTGGAGCTCCATCTGTTCATGCTCAGTGGGATTCCAGACACGGTCTTTGACTTGTTGGAGTTGGAGGTTCTGAAGCTTGAGCTCATCCCTGATGTCACCATCCCACCGATCATTGCCCAGCTTACAAACCTCCGAGAGATGTGGCTGTACCACACACCAGCCAGAATAGAGGCTCCAGCTCTTGCGTTTCTGAGAGAGCACCTGAAATCGTTGCACATCAAGTTCACCGACATAAAGGAGATCCCCCTGTGGATCTACAGCTTGAAGAACCTAAGCGAGTTGCACCTTACTGGGAACCTCAGTGCTGACAACAATCGCTACATCGTCATCGACGGTTTACGAGAGTTAAAGCGACTGAAGGTTCTGAGACTGAAAAGTAACCTTACAAAGCTGCCTCAGGTGGTCACGGATGTTGGAATGCATCTCCAGAAGCTGTCCATCAACAACGAAGGCACCAAGTTGATGGTGCTCAACAGCTTAAAGAAGATGGTGAACCTGTCCGAGCTGGAGCTTGTCCGCTGTGATCTGGAGCGCATACCTCATTCCATCTTCAGCCTGCACAATTTACAGGAGATCGATCTTAAGGATAACAACCTGAAAACCATCGAGGAGATCATTAGTTTTCAGCACCTTCATCGACTTGTTTGTCTAAAGATGTGGTATAATCAGATTGCATACATACCTATTCAGATAGGTACTTTGGTCAACCTGGAGCGCCTCTATTTGAACCGCAATAAGATTGAGAAGATACCATATCAGCTCTTCTTCTGCCGGAAGCTGAGGTTTCTTGATCTGAGCCATAACAATCTGACTGACATCCCGCCAGAAATAGGAACTCTACAGAACCTTCAGTACCTTGCTGTTACTGCCAATAGG ATTGAGGCTCTCCCCCCTGAATTGTTTCAGTGTAAGAAACTAAGAACACTGAACCTCGGAAACAACTGCCTGCAGTCCCTACCCTCACGGTTCGGGGAGCTCACCAGTCTGACACAGCTGGAGCTGAGGGGCAACAGGCTGGAGTGCCTTCCTGTAGAACTTGGGGAGTGCAGATTGCTGAAGAGGAGTGGCCTAATTGTGGAGGACAGTATTTTTAACACTTTACCTTCAGAGGTCAAAGCGCAGCTGTGGAGAACTGACAAAGAGGCTTCTTGA